The genomic region ATACGCGCTAAAAGTTTTTATGCTTTGATAATTGTTCTCCAAATATGATTGTGCGCTACTTGCGGTGTGTGCGCTATCAACCTGCTTTAAATGAGAATCTTGACTATTTTCCTCGCGCTGGGAATCTAGCGCTTTTTGAATATCTTTTTGAAAATAATCTTTTGCACGACGTTGTCTGTCGTTTGCGCGGTTAAATTCCACGCGTGCTAAGGCATTTTCGCCATTTCGCATACTAATAAGCGCCTTGTAGTAATTTAGTAAAACACCCTCATACATATTCCCGCGATAGGTTTTGATATTTTCATTCAAAATCACCGCGCCTACATTATCAAACACGCCAGAAAGCAAGCCCTGTGCTTCATATTGACTAAAAACCTGCTCGCTTTTATCAAGCAACTCATAGCTTTCTTTTTTCTCGAGTTGTGCGCCAACAATGCCTGCCTGCATACCCCATAGCACTATATCATCGCCATCTGCATTTTCTTTTGCAAGCTTATAGGCTTTTTGCAAATCTCCGTTGTAGTAGCTATTTGTGAAATTATCCATCGCATCTTTATGTGAGCAAGCACTGAATAAAAGCACAAGAGCGCAGGCAAAAAACGTGAGTTTTTGAAAAGGCAAGTTTTATCCTTAATTTGAAGTTTGTGAATAATTTTTTAAATTTTAAAAATCCGTGCAATTTTCGCATTTTGTTTTTTAAATTCTATTGAAATTCGCGCACAAAAGATTCAAAAAACACAATCCTTAAGTATAATGCACGAAAGTTTTTTGTTTTTAAGGGTTTTGTATGTATGCACAGCGCGTGAAAGAAGCATTGCAAGCGATTAAAGCGGGCGAGATGATTATTGTGATGGACGATGAGGACAGGGAGAATGAGGGCGATTTGGTGATGGCTGGGATTTTCAGCACACCAGAGAAAATCAATTTTATGGCAAAAGAGGCGCGAGGGCTAATTTGCGTATCACTCACGCAAGAGATTGCCTCAAAGCTTGAGCTTTCCCCGATGGTGGAGCACAATAGCTCAAATCACGAAACTGCTTTTACTATCTCAATTGACGCTGCAGAGGCAAAAACAGGCATTTCTGCGTATGAAAGGGATTTGACAATCAATCTTTTATGCTCCGAGCATAGCACGTCAAGGGATTTTGTGCGTCCGGGGCATATTTTTCCGCTTATTGCAAAAGAAGGTGGTGTGCTTGTGCGCACTGGACACACAGAAGCAAGTGTGGATATTTGCAGGCTTGCGGGATTAAAGCCTGTGAGTGTGATTTGTGAGATTATGAAAAATGATGGCACAATGGCGCGCAGTGGGGATTTAAATGAATTTGCAAAAGAGCATAATTTGAAGATTCTCTATGTTTCAGATTTAATCGCTTACCGCTTGCAGTTTGAAAAGCTCATTACTTTAGAAAAAAGAGAGCAGGCACAATTCCTTGATAAAGTATGCGAAAAATTGCATTTTGTGGATTCTTTTGCGCGTAAGCATATTGTTTATGCCTTTGGCAATGGGCTAGAAAATCCGCTTATAAAATTTCATATCATAAAGCAAGATTATGAGTTTTATGAAAGTTCAAAACAAACGCGTGATGGTTTTTTGCAAGGAATAGAAATGTTGCAAAAAGAGGGTGGGTGTCTTATATGCCTTGATAATATGCAGCAAGAGGATATTAAAACGCTTGGCATTGGCGCGCAGATTCTACGTGAGATGGGGATTGAACAATTTAGATTGCTAAACTCATCGCAAAGCTCACAAGGCGCGCGCAGTGACTTTAGTACGCTAAGTGGATTTAATCTTAACCTCACGCAAAAAGTCCTTCCAACTCATCTCAAAGACACACATTAATGCGAAAAAGTGTTGCGAGTTTTTTGCTAAGTGGCGCATTTGTAGGTGCATTTGCGGATTCTACAAAAGAGAATCTGTATAAAAATACAAGCAAAGAGGAACTTTTGCAAGAGATTGAAGAGCTGAAATCTCAAGTGCAAGAGCTTAAGAAATACAAGCAGATAACTTCTCAAATTGATAACAAAGGGTTACAAGATTCACAAAAAGAAGAGGCTAAGTCAATCGAGCTTAGCAAGAGCGGAATTTTCCTAGGTGCAGGTCTCGGCGGTATAGGCGTTAGAAGTAGCGTAGGTGGGGAAAAGGTATATTATGGCATTGTGCCTATCATATTCCGCGCGGGCTATCAGAAGTATTTTGGCAATTTTTTTGGATTGCGCCTTTATGGTGAGAGTGCAAATGGTGGCGAAGCAAAAGAACAAGATGAAAATAATGAGAAGCAAGGAATGCTTGGTTTGCATTCAGTCAATTTGGATTTGTTGTTTGACATGAAAATCCCTAAAACAGCAATGTATTTTGGCTTGCACGGAGGCATTTCAAGACATTGGCTGTATCATAAAAATACCATTGAAGTGCGTAATATTGGAGATTCTCACAAATATGAAATAAATAAGAAATATTACGATGCAAATTTTTCTATCAATGCCGGTGCTTCGCTTAATGTGCGGAATTTTCACCGCTTTGAAGCGTCATATCGAATCTTCCCTGCAAAATTTAAAGGCTTTAGCGTGAGCAACTCACTTTCAATTTTATATCATTATGTTTTTTAATTTTTGTCGCTTAAAATCTTAGCAAGGGCTTATTGAAACAGCCTTGAGCCGATACGCACCATATTTGCCCCGCATAAAATAGCCAGCTCAAAATCCCCACTCATACCCATAGAAAGTGTGCGCGCACCGAGATTCTGTAAGCTATCAAATACTTCTTTTGCAAACACAAAACTTTTTTCAATTTTCTTGCGTTCATTGCTGTGTGCGCCAATTGTCATAATGCCTTCCATTGCGATATTTGGGCATTGTTCTGTGATTTTATGATAAAGCTCTTTTGCTTCATTTGGTGCGATACCGCTTTTGCTAGATTCAAAAGAAGTGTTGAGTTGCAATAATGCACGCATTTTTTTGCCCTTAGATTCTAGACGTTTTTGCAATGCAAGCGCAAGTTTGAGAGAATCTAGCGAATGCAAAAGAGTAGGGGAGAGCTCAATAAGCGCATTTATCTTGTTCTCTTGTAAAGTGCCTATCATATGCCATTGCAGAGGCAAGGACTGCAAGCTTTCAGATTTTGCTTTCAAATCTTGGACTTTATTTTCACCAAAGGCGCGTTGTCCGCATTCATAAAGCATATTTATTTCCTGTGCGCTTGCATATTTGCTTACAGCTATAAGCGTGACAATGTGATGCGCGCTAAAAGCAAGGCGTGCGCGCTCGATTTTGCGTATAACAAGATCAAGGTTTTTTAAATATTTCTCCTGCATAAGTTTTCCTTAAGTTTCTTTGATTGTTTGCTTCTGCGACATTGCGCCTGATTGTTGCGCAGAAATGTGATTGTATAGCATTGTGGCTAATGTATCACTTTAAGCTATAATGGTGCGAAAAATTAGTTTAGAGGAAAATATGTTAAGAATTGTCCTTATGTGTTTGGTTTTGGTGCAAATGCTCTTTGCAGCGCGTCCGATGAACACTGATGATTCGCGTGTGGTGGCGCGAAAATCCTGCCAGATAGAATCTTGGAGTAAATTTAGCGAGTTTGGCAGAGGTGCGGAGTTTTGGGCATTACCTGCGTGTAATTTATTTTTTGATACAGAAATTACCATTGGTGCGAATATGCTATGGCAGGATTCTTTAGATTTTATGGAATCTAGTCGCAAAGATGGTATGCAGTTTTCCTTAAAAAAAGTTTTTATGGATTTAGACACGGAGGGCTTTAGCTACGGTGTGGCATTGGGGAATTTACGCACTAAAAATTTTTTGAGAGATTCTAACGCGCTCTATGGCTATGGGCTTATAAGTAAGGCGTGGCTTGATAACCGCTTGTTTTTGCATACAAATATAGGCGCGAAGTTTTTGCACTTAGATTCTGCGTCTTTTGTGGATACAAGTGCTTTTACAAACTTACAGCAAAAAAGCGCGCAACTCTATAATCTAGGCGTTGGTATGGAATATGATGCAAATGAGCATTTGTGGTTTATGGGCGAGGTTTTTTATGAGGATTATATGGGGAGGGCGCGAGGGCTTTCAAGGACGCCGATGCTCTATCAGCTGGGTGTGCGTATTTGGCTTGCGCGTGATAGATTGCAGATAGATTGCACTTATGGTAATGACTTTTACACGCCTTTTAATCGCAACAATGCGTTTGTATCCGTTGGTGTGAGAATCTTAAGCGAAGAGTTGTTTTAAAGATATTGCAAAAGATGAAGATTTAAAAGAGAAGCGTTTTGGTAAAAGCGCGTGATTTTTAATCTCTTTTGAAATTTTTTTTGTTATTGTGGGTTTTATTAAAGTTATCAAAATGAGATAAAATACGCGTGCATTAGCAAAGTGTGGGCAAAGTGAAATTCACTTCCACACAAACAATACCAATTAAAGGACAAATAAGATAATGGCACGGATTTTTATCACGCACGGTTATGACGCGCACCCACAAAAGCATTGGTTTGTGTGGCTGAAGTCTCAACTAGAGGGCGCAAACACGCAAAGCAAGCTTTTGCAAGAATCTTTAAAAGAGTCTGTAAGCGTGGAGATTCTAAAACTACCAAATCCAAGCGCGCCGAACTTAGACTTATGGCTTGCGTGTTTGCAAGAGGTTATCGGCGTAGCGAATGAGCGCACTTTCCTTGTCGGGCATAGTTTGGGCTGTATTACGACATTGCGCTATATTAACGAATTTCTTTTAAATACTCAAAGTCAAAACATCGGTGGTGTGGTGCTTGTGAGTGGATTTTATGAAAATTTAGAAACTCTGCCAGAATTAAATACTTTTATAAATCCTCCAAATCGCGCCTCACTTCAGTGGGAATCCTTGCAAAAAGCCATAAAGTCGCGTGTGGTGCTGTGTGCTAAAGATGATGTTGTCGTGCCAAGCGTATTGAGTGCAAATCTCGCAAAAAAGCTTAATGCAGAACTCATAATACTAGAAAAAGGCGGGCATTTTATGGAATCTGATGGTTTTAAAGAACTGCCAATAATACTTGAAATTTTACTCTCTCAGTTAAGCACCTCACACGAAAATAAAGCAAAATAGAGCTTAAAAAATAATCGTCCTGTTTTGAAAAACAAAGATTCTGTCTTCTAGTGCGAGTTTAAGGGCGCGCGCAAGCACACTTTTTTCCACATCACCGCCAGCGCGTTGCATTTCGCGCCATGTGTAGCTGTGGTCTATCGCAATTGTATCTTGCGTGATGATTGGACCTTCATCAAGGTTTTCAGTTACAAAATGCGCGCTTGCACCAATGATTTTCACACCGCGCTCATACGCCTGCTTGTAGGGATTTGCACCGATAAATGCAGGCAAAAAAGAATGGTGAATATTAAGAATACGATTTGGAAAATGCTTGATAAATTCTGGCGTTAAGATTCTCATATATTTTGCCAACACAAGAAAATCAATCTCGCCAAGCCCTTGCAATGCCTCTAAAATGTGGATTTCATTCTCGCGTTTATCTTTCAAACTCAAGCCACTTGGCTCAATATGCAGAAAACGCACATCAAATTTACGCGCCAAAGGCTCTAGCACAGAGTGATTGCTAATAATCGCCTTAATCTTGGCATTAAGCTCGCCACTATCATAGCGAAGTAAAATATCACCTAAGCAATGATTTTCCTTCGTGCAAAAAAGCACAAGCGATTTTTTGCGCTGTGCGGGGATAATCTTAACCTCCACACCAGAATCTTGCGCGCCAAAATCTTTTATAACAGAATCCGTGATGGAATCTTGCGCACAGGGTGCATTTGCACAAAGTATATTTTCTAAGGAAGTGCGCAGTTTCTCCTCCGCTTTAGAATCTGCGCTAGATTCCCTTGCTTGGATATGTGTGCGAAGAAAAAATTGCTTATTTTGTAAATCCACAAATTCATCTTGACGCGCGATATTAAAGCCTAGCTCAAAAAAGCACCGTGCAATCTCAAACACCAGCCCCTGCCTATCTGGCGCGCTAATAAGTATGTGAAAATCCTGCATTTACAGCTCGATAGATTGACTTTCTTGCTCATAAGGAATCTTAGATTTATCCCATTCGTGTGAGTTTTGCCTATTAGTAGAAGTTGGCTTAGGGCGCGTGGTGGTGGTTGGTAAAAGTGTCGCATCTTTTGCTCGCAATGCAGAATCTGCGCTCTTTTTAGAATCTTTAGAATTTGTTGAGATTTTTGCATTATTTTGCGCGGGTTGTAGGGCGGGATTAGTATCTCTTTGTGCTTGCTCAGATTCTATTTGCGCGGATTGCGTAGGCTTAGAGATTTGGGGAGTTTTTACTTGTGCGGGGTTTTTTGGTGAATGCAAGGAATCTTCATTGTTTGGAAAATCCTTATTTTTTTCATAAGTTGTCATTGAGCTTTGCCCGATATTTGTGGTGGTGGTGTCATAATCGCTATAAGTTTTTAGCCTAAAAACAGCCTG from Helicobacter himalayensis harbors:
- a CDS encoding YggS family pyridoxal phosphate-dependent enzyme produces the protein MQEKYLKNLDLVIRKIERARLAFSAHHIVTLIAVSKYASAQEINMLYECGQRAFGENKVQDLKAKSESLQSLPLQWHMIGTLQENKINALIELSPTLLHSLDSLKLALALQKRLESKGKKMRALLQLNTSFESSKSGIAPNEAKELYHKITEQCPNIAMEGIMTIGAHSNERKKIEKSFVFAKEVFDSLQNLGARTLSMGMSGDFELAILCGANMVRIGSRLFQ
- a CDS encoding bifunctional 3,4-dihydroxy-2-butanone 4-phosphate synthase/GTP cyclohydrolase II; amino-acid sequence: MYAQRVKEALQAIKAGEMIIVMDDEDRENEGDLVMAGIFSTPEKINFMAKEARGLICVSLTQEIASKLELSPMVEHNSSNHETAFTISIDAAEAKTGISAYERDLTINLLCSEHSTSRDFVRPGHIFPLIAKEGGVLVRTGHTEASVDICRLAGLKPVSVICEIMKNDGTMARSGDLNEFAKEHNLKILYVSDLIAYRLQFEKLITLEKREQAQFLDKVCEKLHFVDSFARKHIVYAFGNGLENPLIKFHIIKQDYEFYESSKQTRDGFLQGIEMLQKEGGCLICLDNMQQEDIKTLGIGAQILREMGIEQFRLLNSSQSSQGARSDFSTLSGFNLNLTQKVLPTHLKDTH
- the purU gene encoding formyltetrahydrofolate deformylase, with product MQDFHILISAPDRQGLVFEIARCFFELGFNIARQDEFVDLQNKQFFLRTHIQARESSADSKAEEKLRTSLENILCANAPCAQDSITDSVIKDFGAQDSGVEVKIIPAQRKKSLVLFCTKENHCLGDILLRYDSGELNAKIKAIISNHSVLEPLARKFDVRFLHIEPSGLSLKDKRENEIHILEALQGLGEIDFLVLAKYMRILTPEFIKHFPNRILNIHHSFLPAFIGANPYKQAYERGVKIIGASAHFVTENLDEGPIITQDTIAIDHSYTWREMQRAGGDVEKSVLARALKLALEDRIFVFQNRTIIF
- a CDS encoding outer membrane beta-barrel protein, with product MRKSVASFLLSGAFVGAFADSTKENLYKNTSKEELLQEIEELKSQVQELKKYKQITSQIDNKGLQDSQKEEAKSIELSKSGIFLGAGLGGIGVRSSVGGEKVYYGIVPIIFRAGYQKYFGNFFGLRLYGESANGGEAKEQDENNEKQGMLGLHSVNLDLLFDMKIPKTAMYFGLHGGISRHWLYHKNTIEVRNIGDSHKYEINKKYYDANFSINAGASLNVRNFHRFEASYRIFPAKFKGFSVSNSLSILYHYVF
- a CDS encoding RBBP9/YdeN family alpha/beta hydrolase — protein: MARIFITHGYDAHPQKHWFVWLKSQLEGANTQSKLLQESLKESVSVEILKLPNPSAPNLDLWLACLQEVIGVANERTFLVGHSLGCITTLRYINEFLLNTQSQNIGGVVLVSGFYENLETLPELNTFINPPNRASLQWESLQKAIKSRVVLCAKDDVVVPSVLSANLAKKLNAELIILEKGGHFMESDGFKELPIILEILLSQLSTSHENKAK